A genome region from Rattus norvegicus strain BN/NHsdMcwi chromosome 17, GRCr8, whole genome shotgun sequence includes the following:
- the H2bcl2 gene encoding H2B clustered histone like 2, protein MPEPAKSAPAPKKGSKKAVTKAQKKDGKKRKRSRKESYSVYVYKVLKQVHPDTGISSKAMGIMNSFVNDIFERIAGEASRLAHYNKRSTITSREIQTAVRLLLPGELAKHAVSEGTKAVTKYTSSK, encoded by the coding sequence ATGCCTGAGCCTGCGAAATCCGCTCCCGCCCCGAAGAAGGGCTCCAAGAAGGCCGTTACCAAGGCCCAGAAGAAGGACGGCAAGAAGCGCAAGCGCAGCCGCAAGGAGAGTTATTCTGTCTACGTGTACAAGGTTCTGAAGCAAGTGCACCCGGACACCGGTATCTCTTCCAAGGCCATGGGCATCATGAACTCATTCGTGAACGACATCTTCGAACGCATCGCGGGCGAGGCGTCGCGTCTGGCGCATTACAACAAGCGCTCGACCATCACGTCCCGGGAGATCCAGACGGCCGTGCGCCTGCTGCTGCCCGGGGAGCTGGCCAAGCACGCGGTGTCCGAGGGCACCAAGGCCGTCACCAAATACACCAGCTCCAAGTGA
- the H2ac23 gene encoding similar to histone 2a → MSGRGKQGGKARAKAKTRSSRAGLQFPVGRVHRLLRKGNYSERVGAGAPVYLAAVLEYLTAEILELAGNAARDNKKTRIIPRHLQLAIRNDEELNKLLGRVTIAQGGVLPNIQAVLLPKKTESHHKAKGK, encoded by the coding sequence ATGTCTGGACGCGGCAAGCAGGGCGGCAAGGCTCGCGCCAAGGCCAAGACCCGCTCCTCCCGGGCCGGCCTGCAATTCCCGGTGGGCCGAGTGCATCGTCTGCTGCGCAAGGGTAATTACTCGGAGCGCGTGGGCGCCGGCGCCCCGGTGTACCTGGCGGCCGTGCTGGAGTACCTGACGGCCGAGATCCTGGAGCTGGCGGGCAACGCGGCGAGAGACAACAAGAAGACGCGCATCATCCCGCGCCACCTGCAGCTGGCCATCCGCAACGATGAGGAGCTCAACAAGCTGCTGGGCCGCGTGACCATCGCGCAGGGCGGCGTCCTGCCCAACATCCAGGCCGtactgctgcccaagaagaccGAGAGCCACCATAAGGCCAAGGGGAAGTAA
- the LOC120097727 gene encoding histone H3, translating into MARTKQTARKSTGGKAPRKQLATKAARKSAPATGGVKKPHRYRPGTVALREIRRYQKSTELLIRKLPFQRLVREIAQDFKTDLRFQSSAVMALQEASEAYLVGLFEDTNLCAIHAKRVTIMPKDIQLARRIRGERA; encoded by the coding sequence ATGGCCCGTACCAAGCAAACAGCTCGCAAGTCCACCGGCGGCAAGGCTCCGCGCAAGCAGCTGGCCACCAAGGCCGCCCGCAAGAGCGCCCCGGCCACCGGCGGCGTGAAGAAGCCCCACCGCTACCGTCCCGGCACCGTGGCTCTGCGCGAGATCCGGCGCTACCAGAAGTCGACCGAGCTGCTGATCCGCAAGCTGCCATTCCAGCGCCTGGTGCGCGAGATCGCGCAGGACTTCAAGACCGACCTTCGCTTCCAGAGCTCGGCAGTCATGGCCCTTCAGGAGGCCAGCGAGGCCTACCTTGTGGGTCTGTTTGAGGACACCAACCTATGCGCCATCCACGCCAAGCGTGTGACCATCATGCCCAAGGACATCCAGCTGGCTCGCCGTATCCGCGGTGAAAGAGCTTAA
- the H3c13 gene encoding H3 clustered histone 13 has product MARTKQTARKSTGGKAPRKQLATKAARKSAPATGGVKKPHRYRPGTVALREIRRYQKSTELLIRKLPFQRLVREIAQDFKTDLRFQSSAVMALQEASEAYLVGLFEDTNLCAIHAKRVTIMPKDIQLARRIRGERA; this is encoded by the coding sequence ATGGCTCGTACTAAGCAGACTGCTCGGAAGTCCACCGGCGGCAAGGCTCCGCGCAAGCAGCTGGCCACTAAAGCCGCCCGCAAGAGCGCTCCGGCCACCGGAGGCGTGAAGAAGCCCCACCGCTACCGTCCCGGCACCGTGGCTCTGCGCGAGATCCGGCGCTATCAGAAGTCCACCGAGCTGCTTATCCGCAAGCTGCCATTCCAGCGCCTGGTGCGCGAGATCGCTCAGGACTTCAAGACCGACCTTCGCTTCCAGAGCTCGGCGGTCATGGCTCTGCAGGAAGCGAGCGAGGCCTACCTTGTGGGTCTGTTTGAGGACACCAACCTATGCGCCATCCACGCCAAGCGTGTGACCATCATGCCCAAGGACATCCAGCTGGCCCGCCGCATTCGAGGGGAGAGGGCGTAA
- the Hist1h2an gene encoding histone cluster 1, H2an isoform X1 → MPDTAKSAPAPKKGSKKVVTMAQKTARSLALRFCITMSGRGKQGGKARAKAKTRSSRAGLQFPVGRVHRLLRKGNYSERVGAGAPVYLAAVLEYLTAEILELAGNAARDNKKTRIIPRHLQLAIRNDEELNKLLGRVTIAQGGVLPNIQAVLLPKKTESHHKAKGK, encoded by the exons ATGCCTGACACCGCGAAGTCCGCTCCCGCACCGAAGAAGGGCTCAAAGAAGGTCGTTACCATGGCCCAGAAGACGGCAAGAAGC TTGGCTCTACGCTTCTGCATAACGATGTCTGGACGCGGCAAGCAGGGCGGCAAGGCTCGCGCCAAGGCCAAGACCCGCTCCTCCCGGGCCGGCCTGCAATTCCCGGTGGGCCGAGTGCATCGTCTGCTGCGCAAGGGTAATTACTCGGAGCGCGTGGGCGCCGGCGCCCCGGTGTACCTGGCGGCCGTGCTGGAGTACCTGACGGCCGAGATCCTGGAGCTGGCGGGCAACGCGGCGAGAGACAACAAGAAGACGCGCATCATCCCGCGCCACCTGCAGCTGGCCATCCGCAACGATGAGGAGCTCAACAAGCTGCTGGGCCGCGTGACCATCGCGCAGGGCGGCGTCCTGCCCAACATCCAGGCCGtactgctgcccaagaagaccGAGAGCCACCATAAGGCCAAGGGGAAGTAA
- the H4f3 gene encoding uncharacterized protein LOC684828, with amino-acid sequence MSETAPAAPAAPAPVEKTPVKKKAKKTSSAAGKRKASGPPVSELITKAVAASKERSGVSLAALKKALAAAGYDVEKNNSRIKLGLKSLVSKGILVQTKGTGASGSFKLNKKASSGEAKPKAKKVGAAKAKKPAGSAKKPKKATGSATPRKTKKTPKKAKKPGATAGAKKVSKSPKKVKAAKPKKAAKSPAKAKAPKAKATKPKASKPKANKAKKAAPRKK; translated from the coding sequence ATGTCTGAAACAGCTCCTGCTGCTCCCGCTGCTCCCGCACCTGTGGAGAAGACACCTGTTAAGAAGAAGGCCAAGAAGACCAGCTCCGCAGCTGGGAAGCGCAAGGCGTCTGGGCCCCCGGTGTCCGAGCTCATCACCAAGGCTGTGGCTGCTTCCAAGGAGCGCAGCGGCGTGTCCCTAGCTGCGCTTAAGAAGGCGCTGGCAGCCGCCGGCTACGACGTGGAGAAGAACAACAGCCGCATCAAGCTCGGCCTGAAGAGCCTGGTGAGCAAGGGCATTCTGGTGCAGACCAAGGGCACCGGCGCCTCCGGCTCCTTCAAACTCAACAAGAAGGCGTCTTCTGGCGAGGCCAAGCCCAAAGCAAAGAAAGTAGGGGCGGCCAAGGCAAAGAAGCCTGCGGGCTCAGCCAAGAAGCCCAAAAAGGCTACCGGTTCCGCCACACCCAGGAAGACCAAGAAGACCCCTAAGAAAGCCAAGAAGCCCGGGGCTACTGCCGGCGCCAAGAAAGTTTCCAAGAGCCCGAAGAAGGTGAAGGCAGCTAAGCCCAAGAAGGCAGCCAAGAGTCCAGCCAAGGCCAAGGCTCCTAAGGCAAAGGCTACTAAGCCTAAGGCTTCTAAGCCGAAGGCCAACAAGGCAAAAAAGGCCGCTCCTCGCAAGAAGTAG
- the H2bc12l1 gene encoding histone cluster 1, H2bd-like, with translation MPEPAKSAPAPKKGSKKAVTKAQKKDGKKRKRSRKESYSVYVYKVLKQVHPDTGISSKAMGIMNSFVNDIFERIAGEASRLAHYNKRSTITSREIQTAVRLLLPGELAKHAVSEGTKAVTKYTSSK, from the coding sequence ATGCCTGAGCCTGCCAAGTCCGCCCCCGCCCCGAAGAAGGGCTCCAAGAAGGCCGTTACCAAGGCCCAGAAGAAGGACGGCAAGAAGCGCAAGCGCAGCCGCAAGGAGAGCTACTCGGTGTACGTGTACAAGGTGCTGAAGCAAGTGCACCCGGATACCGGAATCTCTTCCAAGGCCATGGGCATCATGAACTCGTTCGTGAACGACATCTTCGAGCGCATCGCGGGAGAGGCGTCGCGCCTGGCGCATTACAACAAGCGCTCGACCATCACGTCCCGGGAGATCCAGACGGCCGTGCGCCTGCTGCTGCCCGGGGAGCTGGCCAAGCACGCGGTGTCCGAGGGCACCAAGGCGGTCACCAAGTACACCAGCTCCAAGTGA